The bacterium nucleotide sequence GACCTGGAGGCTCTTCTGCGCCGTCCGCCTACGACGTTCGCGCGGTTCGTCGGCCGAACCGTCGCGAGCGGCAGCTGACAGGGCGGGCTCGAATCCGGGCTCAGGAAGTGGGAGCCTGGCTCAGGCCGCGGGTTTCGCGCTCGGACTCGTCCATGGGCTCACCCAACTCGGGTGAGAAGGGCATCGTCCTGCCTTTGAGGCCGTGCACGAGCCAAAGGACCGTCGAAACGAAACCCACGCTCAGTGCGGCCACGACCCCCAGATCCACCAGCCCCCGCCAGGGTTGGGAGAGGCTGCGCACGATCAAGATCAAACTCACAATGCCGGCAGTCATCCCCCAACTGGCGACCAGTCGCCGGCGCGTGGTGCGGTAGAGACTCATGCAGAAGAATGGCGCAAGCAGCACATCCCGCCAGCGCGGGTCGTCGAGCAGATACAGAGCTCGTGCCACGACGCGCGGGCTGAAAGACGTGTGAAAGCCGCGATAGCCCTCGACCACGAGCATCAACGCGGTCCAGCCGAGCAGAACGATCCAATGCAACCTCGAGAGCTGGCCGGAGAACGCCTGCACCGCGATCGGGGTCAGGCGGAAGAGGGCATCCACCAGCAACAGGAGGACGCCGCCGACTCCCCAGACGAACCCGATCTTGCCTAGCGTCCTCATCGTCCACATATCGCGGCCTGAGAGTCTCGTAAGTCGGCGGCCGGAGTCAACCACCCGGCCTGGTTCGGGGCGGCTACTCCAAGTCCAGCGCCTCGACCTCTTCCGACCGGCTACCGAGTGCGGTCATCATGGAGCCCGCAACGATCAAGAGCGCTCCCGCCATGCCGAGGGCATCGAGCCGTGCGCCGATCTCGGCCTCTGGCCATGCCGCCAGGATCGCGTAGACCGCGAGGATCGTGACCAGCGGCGTCAGCGAGATCACGGCGCTGACCCTGGACGCTTCCCAATGCTCGAGCGCCTCGGCGAAGCACCCGTACGCCGCCAGTGTGTTGACGATGCCGAATGCCAGCAAGGCGAGCTCGAAACGACCCAGCTCGGCCACCTGACCGGGAGTCGCGAGCGGCAGCAAGAGAACCGCCGCACCTATGTAGATCAGGAGCAGAATATTCGCGGAAGAGAGACTCACTAGAAGCTGTTTCTGGGCCAGGGCGTAGGCCGCCCAGACGACCGCCGCGACCGCCACGATCGCGACTCCCGTGGCCTCGGTGCCCGAGAGCCGAACCAGCGCCGCCAGGCGATCGTTGAAAAACAACAGGATTCCGGCGATGAGCACGACCAGACCCAGCCACTGCCGAGCGCTGAAAGCCTCCCGAAAGATCGCCAGACCGCCGAGCAAGAACAGAATCGGTGCCAGCTGGATCACCAGCTGTGCCGTCGCCGGCGGCACGTAGTCCAGCGCCAGAACAAACAGGACATAGTTGCCCACCAGGCCCACTAGCGCCACGCCCAGCAGGAGCCAGCCTCTAGCGCCGAGACGGTTCAGCACCGGGAGTTGACCTCGCCAGGCCTGGAAAGCTGCCAGCAGGAGCGCGGAGGCGGTGAGTCGATACCAGGTGATGGTGACGGCATCCATCCCTCCGACCAGAAGCAGCTTGAGCGCGATCGACAGGAAACCCCAAAGCAGCACGGTTGCCAGGGCCAGCAGAAGACCCAAGCGCGGATTGCCGCGGGCG carries:
- a CDS encoding DMT family transporter codes for the protein MERTLHRARGNPRLGLLLALATVLLWGFLSIALKLLLVGGMDAVTITWYRLTASALLLAAFQAWRGQLPVLNRLGARGWLLLGVALVGLVGNYVLFVLALDYVPPATAQLVIQLAPILFLLGGLAIFREAFSARQWLGLVVLIAGILLFFNDRLAALVRLSGTEATGVAIVAVAAVVWAAYALAQKQLLVSLSSANILLLIYIGAAVLLLPLATPGQVAELGRFELALLAFGIVNTLAAYGCFAEALEHWEASRVSAVISLTPLVTILAVYAILAAWPEAEIGARLDALGMAGALLIVAGSMMTALGSRSEEVEALDLE